A region of Massilia sp. KIM DNA encodes the following proteins:
- a CDS encoding MFS transporter, which translates to MSGAAPSQPANKPRTVLFASLIGTTIEFYDFYIYATAAVLVFPRLFFPAADPAAATLQSLATFAIAFFARPVGSAVFGHFGDRIGRKATLVAALLTMGLSTVLIGLLPTYASIGTAAPVLLALCRFGQGLGLGGEWGGAVLLATENAPPGKRAWYGMFPQLGAPIGFFLSGATFLLLGEVMSDAAFFDWGWRIPFLASALLVAVGLWVRLRITETPDFQKVLDRNERVKVPVLTVFAHHGRALVLGTLIALATFVVFYLMTVFALSWGTAKLGFSRQQFLLMQLFAVLFFALTIPPSALLADRHGRRIAMMLVSGAIAVFGLLYGPLFGSGGVTEVGLFMVIGMCLTGFTYGPLGTLLAELFPPEVRYTGSSLTFNFAGILGASLAPYVATWLATNYGLDYVGYYLTAAALLSLFALVLAGGMRPVGPAQAAPH; encoded by the coding sequence ATGAGCGGGGCGGCGCCAAGCCAGCCGGCCAACAAGCCCCGCACCGTGCTGTTCGCCAGCCTGATCGGGACCACCATCGAGTTCTACGACTTCTACATCTACGCCACCGCCGCGGTGCTGGTTTTCCCGCGCCTGTTCTTCCCCGCAGCCGATCCGGCGGCGGCCACCCTGCAGTCGCTCGCCACCTTCGCCATCGCCTTCTTCGCGCGCCCGGTGGGCTCGGCCGTGTTCGGTCACTTCGGCGACCGCATCGGGCGCAAGGCCACCCTGGTGGCGGCCCTGCTCACCATGGGCCTGTCCACCGTCCTGATCGGCCTGCTGCCGACCTACGCCAGCATCGGCACCGCCGCGCCGGTGCTGCTGGCGCTGTGCCGCTTCGGCCAGGGGCTGGGCCTGGGCGGCGAGTGGGGCGGGGCAGTGCTGCTGGCCACCGAGAACGCGCCGCCGGGCAAGCGCGCCTGGTATGGCATGTTCCCCCAGCTCGGGGCGCCGATCGGCTTCTTCCTTTCCGGCGCCACCTTCCTGCTGCTGGGCGAAGTGATGAGCGACGCCGCCTTCTTCGACTGGGGCTGGCGCATTCCCTTCCTGGCCAGCGCGCTGCTGGTCGCGGTCGGCCTGTGGGTGCGCCTGCGTATCACCGAGACCCCGGACTTCCAGAAGGTGCTCGACCGTAACGAGCGGGTCAAGGTGCCGGTCCTGACGGTGTTCGCGCACCACGGGCGGGCCCTGGTGCTGGGCACCCTGATCGCGCTGGCGACCTTCGTGGTGTTCTACCTGATGACCGTGTTCGCCCTCAGCTGGGGCACCGCCAAGCTGGGCTTCTCGCGCCAGCAATTCCTGCTGATGCAGCTGTTCGCGGTGCTGTTCTTCGCGCTCACCATTCCGCCCTCGGCCCTGCTGGCCGACCGCCACGGGCGGCGCATCGCGATGATGCTGGTGAGCGGCGCGATCGCCGTCTTCGGTCTGCTCTACGGGCCGCTGTTCGGCTCCGGCGGCGTCACCGAGGTCGGGCTGTTCATGGTGATCGGCATGTGCCTGACCGGTTTCACCTACGGACCGCTGGGGACCCTGCTCGCCGAGCTGTTCCCGCCAGAGGTGCGCTATACCGGCTCCTCGCTGACCTTCAACTTCGCCGGCATCCTGGGCGCCTCGCTGGCGCCCTACGTGGCCACCTGGCTGGCCACCAACTACGGGCTCGACTACGTGGGCTACTACCTGACGGCGGCCGCCTTGCTCAGCCTGTTCGCCCTGGTGCTGGCCGGCGGCATGCGGCCGGTGGGGCCGGCCCAGGCCGCCCCCCATTGA
- a CDS encoding mechanosensitive ion channel family protein: MDLVFAGNAVEDWLIALGVAIGSTAAMMFIRAFALRRMHALSQRTATRLDDFVTKMLAKTYLVFLLAIGVYLGSLFVVLPDRYSLVISRVAVGALLLQLGIWGDTGVRAWRSQLLTQGDGARKASATILFFMLRLLVWTVAFLMLLDNFGFNITTLVASLGIGGIAVALATQNILGDLFASLSIMLDKPFEIGDFIIVGDALGAVEYIGLKTTRLRGLGGEQIVFSNGDLLKSRIHNHKRMQSRRVAFVLRVAYGTSDQKLALIPQLVREIVSARSDVDFERTHFFRYGEWSLDYEIVYHFKSPDYILHMDAQQAILLEIYRAFERERIQFAHPLSVVRVAEPSDPAGGWLPHSMPQASHLRH, translated from the coding sequence ATGGATTTGGTGTTTGCAGGAAATGCTGTGGAAGACTGGCTGATCGCCTTGGGAGTCGCGATCGGGAGCACGGCGGCGATGATGTTCATCCGCGCCTTCGCGCTGCGCCGGATGCACGCGCTGTCGCAGCGCACCGCCACCCGGCTCGACGACTTCGTCACCAAGATGCTGGCCAAGACCTACCTGGTGTTCCTGCTGGCGATCGGCGTCTACCTGGGCAGCCTGTTCGTGGTGCTGCCGGACCGCTACAGCCTGGTGATTTCGCGGGTGGCCGTGGGCGCCCTGCTGCTGCAGCTCGGGATCTGGGGCGACACCGGGGTGCGCGCCTGGCGCTCCCAGCTCCTGACCCAGGGCGACGGCGCCCGCAAGGCCTCGGCCACCATCCTCTTCTTCATGTTGCGCCTGCTGGTGTGGACGGTCGCCTTCCTGATGTTGCTGGATAATTTCGGCTTCAACATCACCACCCTGGTGGCCAGCCTGGGGATCGGCGGCATCGCGGTCGCGCTGGCGACCCAGAACATCCTGGGCGACCTGTTCGCCTCGCTCTCGATCATGCTCGACAAACCCTTCGAGATCGGCGACTTCATCATCGTCGGCGACGCCCTTGGGGCGGTCGAGTACATCGGCCTGAAGACCACCCGCCTGCGCGGCCTGGGCGGCGAGCAGATCGTGTTCTCGAACGGCGACCTGCTCAAGAGCCGCATCCACAACCACAAGCGCATGCAGTCGCGGCGCGTGGCCTTCGTGCTGCGCGTGGCCTACGGCACCAGCGACCAGAAGCTGGCCCTGATCCCCCAGCTGGTGCGCGAGATCGTCTCGGCACGCAGCGACGTCGACTTCGAGCGCACCCACTTCTTCCGCTACGGCGAATGGTCGCTGGACTACGAGATCGTGTACCACTTCAAGAGCCCGGACTACATCCTGCACATGGACGCCCAGCAGGCCATCCTGCTCGAGATCTACCGAGCTTTCGAGCGCGAGCGCATCCAGTTCGCCCACCCGCTGTCGGTGGTCCGGGTGGCCGAGCCGAGCGACCCGGCCGGCGGCTGGCTGCCCCATTCGATGCCGCAGGCGAGCCACCTGCGGCATTGA
- a CDS encoding DUF3606 domain-containing protein encodes MADDLKNNGPQDRSRINVNEEWEVRHWTEALGVSREELERAVRQVGTSVSAVREHLGR; translated from the coding sequence ATGGCCGACGATCTGAAGAACAACGGTCCCCAGGACCGTTCGCGTATCAATGTCAACGAAGAGTGGGAAGTGCGTCACTGGACCGAAGCGCTCGGCGTCAGCCGCGAAGAGCTGGAGCGCGCGGTGCGCCAGGTCGGCACCAGCGTGAGCGCCGTTCGCGAGCACCTGGGCCGCTGA
- a CDS encoding MFS transporter, protein MDLSSTSIPTPSQPPAPAAGAANRPRTVLFASLIGTTIEFYDFYIYATAAVLVFPRLFFAAADPAAATLQSLATFAIAFFARPVGSAVFGHFGDRIGRKATLVAALLTMGLSTVLIGLLPTYASIGAAAPLLLALCRFGQGLGLGGEWGGAVLLATENAPPGKRAWYGMFPQLGAPIGFFLSGATFLLLGELMSDEDFFGWGWRIPFLASALLVAVGLYVRLKITETPDFQKLLERKGRVRLPVATVFSRHLRSLVLGTLVGIGGYVLFYLMTVFALSWGTTQLGFARQEFLRVQLAAIILFALMIPPSALLADRFGRRSAMMAVNAVIAVFGLFYGRLFGGGDMAALALTLALGMFITGFAYGPLGTQLAELFPAEVRYTGASLCFNFAGILGASLAPYVATWLATRHGLAYVGYYLSGAALLSLAALFLVRRPRSRPA, encoded by the coding sequence ATGGATTTGAGCAGCACCAGCATCCCAACGCCCTCCCAGCCCCCGGCGCCCGCGGCCGGCGCCGCCAACCGGCCGCGCACCGTCCTGTTCGCCAGCCTGATCGGCACCACCATCGAGTTCTACGACTTCTACATCTACGCCACCGCCGCGGTGCTGGTCTTCCCGCGCCTGTTCTTCGCCGCAGCCGACCCGGCGGCGGCCACCCTGCAGTCGCTCGCCACCTTCGCGATCGCCTTCTTCGCGCGCCCGGTGGGCTCGGCCGTGTTCGGCCACTTCGGCGACCGCATCGGGCGCAAGGCCACCCTGGTGGCGGCCCTGCTGACCATGGGCCTGTCCACCGTCCTGATCGGCCTGCTGCCCACCTACGCCAGCATCGGCGCCGCCGCGCCGCTGCTGCTGGCGCTGTGCCGCTTCGGCCAGGGCCTGGGCCTGGGCGGCGAGTGGGGCGGGGCGGTGTTGCTGGCCACCGAGAACGCGCCGCCGGGCAAGCGCGCCTGGTACGGCATGTTCCCCCAGCTCGGGGCGCCGATCGGCTTCTTCCTCTCGGGCGCGACTTTCCTGCTGCTGGGCGAGCTGATGAGCGACGAAGACTTCTTCGGCTGGGGCTGGCGCATTCCCTTCCTGGCCAGCGCGCTGCTGGTGGCGGTGGGCCTGTATGTGCGCCTGAAGATCACCGAGACTCCGGATTTCCAGAAGCTCCTGGAACGCAAGGGCAGGGTGCGCCTGCCGGTGGCCACCGTGTTCTCGCGCCACCTGCGCTCCCTCGTGCTCGGGACCCTGGTCGGGATCGGCGGCTACGTCCTGTTCTACCTGATGACCGTGTTCGCCCTGAGCTGGGGCACGACGCAGCTCGGCTTCGCACGCCAGGAATTCCTGAGAGTGCAGCTGGCCGCCATCATCCTGTTCGCCCTGATGATCCCGCCCTCGGCCCTGCTGGCCGACCGCTTCGGGCGGCGCAGCGCGATGATGGCCGTGAACGCGGTGATCGCCGTCTTCGGGCTGTTCTATGGCCGCCTGTTCGGCGGCGGCGACATGGCCGCCCTCGCGCTCACCCTGGCGCTGGGCATGTTCATCACGGGTTTCGCCTACGGCCCCCTGGGCACCCAGCTGGCCGAGCTGTTCCCGGCCGAGGTGCGCTACACCGGCGCCTCGCTGTGCTTCAACTTCGCTGGCATCCTGGGCGCCTCGCTGGCGCCCTATGTCGCGACCTGGCTGGCGACCCGCCACGGCCTGGCCTACGTCGGCTATTACCTGAGCGGCGCCGCGCTGCTCAGCCTGGCAGCGCTGTTCCTGGTGCGCCGGCCGCGCTCCCGGCCGGCCTGA
- a CDS encoding thioredoxin family protein, producing MAAPYETAQPERNSIDAMPGLVALDFGANWCGYCRAAEPAIEQALADYPSARHIKVEDGPGRKLGRSFRIKLWPTVVVLKDGQEVARVTRPDSADEVRMALAQAGAA from the coding sequence ATGGCAGCACCCTACGAGACCGCCCAGCCCGAGCGCAACAGCATCGACGCCATGCCCGGCCTGGTCGCCCTGGACTTCGGCGCCAACTGGTGCGGCTATTGCCGCGCCGCCGAGCCGGCCATCGAGCAGGCCCTGGCCGACTATCCCTCGGCGCGCCACATCAAGGTCGAGGACGGCCCGGGCCGCAAGCTGGGCCGCTCGTTCCGCATCAAGCTGTGGCCGACCGTGGTGGTGCTCAAGGATGGACAGGAAGTCGCGCGCGTGACCCGCCCCGACAGCGCCGACGAGGTCCGCATGGCCCTGGCCCAGGCGGGCGCCGCATGA
- a CDS encoding NUDIX hydrolase, whose protein sequence is MGKFSVSCGTLVVNPRGELLLCHVTDTPKWDIPKGLRDPGETELEAAMRELREEAGLEFAAGAFRDLGPFDYRRDKRLHLFMVESGPGLDSLERLHCTSFFPHHATGAPTPEMDGYRWAARKDLRALCWPRMGEVLMGIAW, encoded by the coding sequence ATGGGCAAATTCTCGGTTTCATGCGGTACCCTGGTCGTCAACCCGCGCGGCGAGCTGCTGCTATGCCACGTGACCGACACCCCGAAGTGGGACATCCCGAAGGGCTTGCGCGATCCCGGCGAGACCGAGCTGGAAGCGGCCATGCGCGAACTGCGTGAGGAAGCGGGGCTGGAATTCGCCGCCGGCGCCTTCCGCGACCTCGGCCCCTTCGACTACCGGCGCGACAAGCGGCTGCACCTGTTCATGGTGGAGAGCGGACCCGGGCTCGACAGCCTGGAGCGGCTGCACTGCACCAGCTTCTTTCCGCACCACGCGACCGGCGCGCCGACGCCGGAAATGGATGGCTACCGCTGGGCGGCGCGCAAGGACTTGCGCGCCCTGTGCTGGCCGCGCATGGGCGAGGTGCTGATGGGGATCGCCTGGTAG
- a CDS encoding NCS2 family permease codes for MLERLFKLRENGTDVRTELLAGLTTFLTMVYIIFVNPSILGDAGMPKEAVFVATCLVAALGTAVMGLYANYPIAMAPGMGLNAYFAYAVVLGMGIAWPVALGAVFISGCLFILVTLLGLRGMIVDGIPRSMRVAITVGLGMFLALIALKNAGIVVPNEATLVKAGDLHKPEALMAIAGFFVIVALDRLKVRGAILIGIVLVTVLSFIFGGNTYQGVFSAPPSIAPTLFKLDVAGALSVGILNVVLVFFLVELFDATGTLMGVARRAGLLVEGKMHRLNKALLADSGAIVAGSVLGTSSTTAYLESASGVQAGGRTGLTALTVAVLFLACLFIAPLAGVVPAYATAPALLFVACLMLADLGDVEWGDSTESIPAAVTALVMPFTFSIAEGIAFGFISYAVLKLLTGRAREVRPVVWVIAALFTFKIAYVGT; via the coding sequence ATGCTCGAACGACTCTTCAAGCTCAGGGAAAACGGCACCGACGTGCGCACCGAGCTGCTCGCCGGCCTCACCACTTTCCTGACCATGGTGTACATCATCTTCGTCAACCCGTCCATCCTCGGGGATGCCGGGATGCCGAAGGAAGCCGTGTTCGTCGCCACCTGCCTGGTGGCGGCCCTCGGCACCGCGGTCATGGGCCTGTACGCCAACTACCCGATCGCGATGGCTCCGGGCATGGGGCTGAACGCCTATTTCGCCTACGCCGTGGTGCTGGGCATGGGCATCGCCTGGCCGGTGGCCCTGGGGGCGGTGTTCATCTCGGGCTGCCTGTTCATCCTGGTGACCTTGCTGGGCCTGCGCGGCATGATCGTGGACGGCATCCCGCGCTCGATGCGGGTGGCGATCACGGTCGGCCTGGGCATGTTCCTGGCCCTGATCGCCCTCAAGAACGCCGGCATCGTGGTGCCCAACGAAGCCACCCTGGTCAAGGCCGGCGACCTGCACAAGCCCGAGGCCCTGATGGCAATCGCCGGCTTCTTCGTCATCGTCGCCCTCGACCGCCTCAAGGTGCGCGGCGCGATCCTGATCGGCATCGTGCTGGTCACGGTGCTGAGCTTCATCTTCGGCGGCAATACCTACCAGGGCGTGTTCTCGGCCCCGCCCTCGATCGCGCCGACCCTGTTCAAGCTCGACGTCGCCGGCGCGCTCTCCGTGGGCATCCTGAACGTGGTCCTGGTGTTCTTCCTGGTCGAGCTGTTCGACGCCACCGGCACCCTGATGGGCGTGGCGCGCCGCGCCGGCCTGCTGGTCGAGGGCAAGATGCACCGCCTGAACAAGGCCCTGCTGGCCGACAGCGGCGCGATCGTTGCCGGCAGCGTGCTGGGCACCTCGAGCACCACCGCCTACCTGGAAAGCGCCTCCGGCGTGCAGGCCGGCGGACGCACCGGCCTGACCGCGCTGACGGTGGCGGTGCTGTTCCTGGCCTGCCTGTTCATCGCGCCGCTGGCGGGCGTGGTGCCTGCCTACGCCACCGCCCCCGCCCTGCTGTTCGTGGCCTGCCTGATGCTGGCCGACCTCGGCGACGTCGAATGGGGCGACAGCACCGAGAGCATCCCGGCCGCCGTCACCGCGCTGGTCATGCCCTTCACCTTCTCGATCGCGGAAGGGATCGCCTTCGGCTTCATCAGCTACGCGGTGCTCAAGCTCCTGACCGGCCGCGCGCGCGAGGTGCGCCCGGTGGTGTGGGTGATCGCCGCCCTGTTCACCTTCAAGATTGCCTACGTCGGCACCTAG
- a CDS encoding mechanosensitive ion channel family protein, whose translation MDIHGFVSSLAISPTNALFALAATVLSFFLMHGALVLFRRRLGKLSEEHAHRPVAEVLSKTLARTSTLAILVTAILIGLSVLDLPEPWNTRLGHLWFFTLGAQVALYLHRAVQVAARRYFLTHARGPNAEQITVAHTLVIWVLQTSIWAVFVLAMLANLGINVTTFVASLGIGGIAIALAVQNILGDLFASLSIAVDKPFEVGDSISVNNVSGTVEHVGLKTTRIRAIGGEQIVMANAELLRNTVFNFRRMVTRRIQFALRVSPATPPELAARVPPALRALVEKHDKVRFDRAHLRTVDQNWLEYEVVYIMLDTDYNLYLDTQQAINLDAMRLFEELGISTAPRPQHLLLQELQEQPAPGARPAEVQPAASRRYLKQ comes from the coding sequence TTGGATATCCACGGCTTTGTCAGCTCCCTGGCCATCTCGCCCACCAATGCGCTGTTCGCGCTGGCGGCGACGGTGCTCAGCTTTTTCCTGATGCATGGCGCGCTGGTGCTGTTCCGCCGGCGCCTGGGCAAGCTCAGCGAGGAGCACGCCCACCGGCCGGTGGCCGAAGTGCTGTCCAAGACCCTGGCGCGCACCTCGACCCTGGCCATCCTGGTCACCGCGATCCTGATCGGGCTGTCCGTGCTGGACCTGCCCGAGCCCTGGAACACCCGCCTCGGCCATCTCTGGTTCTTCACCCTCGGCGCCCAGGTCGCGCTCTACCTGCACCGCGCGGTGCAGGTCGCGGCCCGGCGCTACTTCCTGACCCACGCGCGCGGTCCGAATGCCGAGCAGATCACGGTGGCGCACACCCTCGTGATCTGGGTGCTGCAGACCAGCATCTGGGCGGTCTTCGTGCTGGCCATGCTGGCCAATCTCGGCATCAACGTCACCACCTTCGTCGCCAGCCTGGGCATCGGCGGCATCGCCATCGCCCTGGCGGTGCAGAACATCCTGGGCGACCTGTTCGCCTCGCTCTCGATCGCGGTCGACAAGCCCTTCGAAGTGGGCGACTCCATCAGCGTGAACAATGTCAGCGGGACGGTCGAGCATGTCGGCCTGAAGACGACGCGCATCCGGGCCATCGGCGGCGAGCAGATCGTGATGGCCAATGCCGAGCTGCTGCGCAATACCGTGTTCAACTTCCGCCGCATGGTGACGCGCCGCATCCAGTTCGCGCTGCGCGTGAGCCCGGCGACCCCGCCCGAGCTGGCCGCGCGCGTGCCGCCAGCCCTGCGCGCCCTGGTGGAGAAGCATGATAAGGTCCGCTTCGACCGTGCCCATCTCAGGACCGTCGACCAGAACTGGCTCGAGTACGAGGTGGTGTACATCATGCTCGACACCGACTACAACCTGTACCTGGACACCCAGCAGGCGATCAACCTCGACGCCATGCGCCTGTTCGAGGAGCTCGGCATCTCGACCGCCCCGCGGCCCCAGCACCTGCTGCTGCAGGAACTCCAGGAGCAGCCGGCGCCAGGCGCGCGCCCGGCCGAGGTCCAGCCGGCGGCCAGCAGGCGCTACCTCAAGCAGTGA
- a CDS encoding YdiY family protein: MSRKPPLPGAAASVHDGALRAHAAFDLPMKSLPILVLALCASGAALAAPDLPDVVNVHAPLTVVRPTAIPEGGWFTSAELGAISTSGNTTGTSVTGKIDARHETARWSHEFMLSGFFKEDEYENENGEKETTRSAERYAVSAKASRKLNDPGRRAFVLGTHVNDRFGAYTRYSTIGVGHGRRVVDMTDKTLDVEVGPGYFAGERATGEDENGFTVRGAAQFRWRVSPSAAFAQTVSVEKGTSNTRSIAETSLSTKINSTMQMKAGFSVRNDTNAPDDKKNTDTQTSLTMVYSF, translated from the coding sequence ATGTCGCGCAAGCCGCCGCTGCCCGGCGCAGCGGCCTCCGTCCACGATGGCGCGCTGCGCGCGCATGCTGCCTTCGACCTGCCGATGAAATCACTGCCGATCCTCGTCCTCGCCCTGTGCGCCTCCGGCGCGGCCCTCGCCGCTCCCGACCTGCCCGACGTCGTCAACGTCCATGCGCCCTTGACCGTGGTGCGCCCCACCGCGATTCCCGAAGGCGGCTGGTTCACCTCGGCCGAGCTGGGCGCGATTTCCACGTCCGGCAACACCACCGGCACCTCGGTGACCGGCAAGATCGACGCCCGCCACGAGACCGCGCGCTGGAGCCACGAGTTCATGCTCAGCGGTTTCTTCAAGGAAGACGAGTACGAGAACGAGAACGGCGAGAAGGAAACCACCCGCTCGGCCGAGCGCTACGCGGTCTCGGCCAAGGCCTCGCGCAAGCTCAACGATCCGGGCCGCCGCGCCTTCGTGCTCGGCACCCATGTCAACGACCGCTTCGGCGCCTATACCCGCTACTCGACCATCGGCGTCGGCCATGGCCGCCGCGTGGTCGACATGACGGACAAGACCCTGGACGTGGAAGTCGGTCCCGGCTATTTCGCCGGCGAGCGCGCCACCGGCGAGGACGAGAACGGCTTCACCGTGCGCGGCGCGGCCCAGTTCCGCTGGAGGGTCAGCCCCTCGGCCGCCTTCGCCCAGACCGTCAGCGTGGAGAAAGGCACCTCGAACACCCGCTCGATCGCCGAGACCTCGCTCAGCACCAAGATCAACAGCACCATGCAGATGAAGGCCGGCTTCAGCGTGCGCAACGACACCAATGCCCCCGACGACAAGAAGAACACCGACACCCAGACCTCGCTGACGATGGTCTATTCCTTCTGA
- a CDS encoding glycosyltransferase family 1 protein: protein MPTLIVFCHLRWDFVFQRPQHLMTRLAEHYQILFIEEPVYSEGEAHLQKTAVAPNITVCRPHTAIRSPGFHDDQIPTLQTLLGDLVADDEDPIVWFYTPMALPLLQGLHPSKVVYDCMDELAAFRNAPKQLLQRENALLNIADLCFTGGPSLYQSKRERHDNAHCFSSSVDAKHFRQAQDRSLSHPDQEHVPHPRLGFYGVIDERFDTELVRAMAAAHPEWQIVLVGPVVKIDPAHLPVAPNIHYMGQRNYPDLPKFLAGWDVCLLPFALNESTKFISPTKVLEYMAAELPSVSTPITDVKVPYGDVVAIAEGADDYIAACERMLALTDAEREKMRTRMREVVAGTSWDKTAARMHELIENVQPGHRALRLSGFNPELVAAKATPLPVAKTA from the coding sequence ATGCCGACCCTGATCGTGTTTTGCCACCTGCGCTGGGACTTCGTCTTCCAGCGCCCCCAACACCTGATGACCCGTCTGGCGGAACACTACCAAATCCTGTTCATCGAGGAACCGGTATACAGCGAGGGTGAGGCACACCTGCAGAAGACGGCCGTCGCGCCGAACATTACGGTGTGCCGCCCGCATACCGCGATCCGATCCCCTGGTTTCCACGACGACCAGATCCCGACCCTGCAAACCCTGCTGGGCGACCTGGTCGCGGATGACGAAGACCCGATCGTCTGGTTCTACACCCCGATGGCGCTGCCGCTGCTGCAGGGCCTGCACCCGTCCAAGGTGGTCTACGACTGCATGGACGAACTGGCCGCCTTCCGCAATGCGCCGAAGCAGCTGCTGCAGCGCGAGAACGCGCTGCTGAACATCGCCGACCTGTGCTTCACCGGCGGCCCCAGCCTGTACCAGTCCAAGCGCGAGCGCCACGACAACGCCCATTGCTTCTCGAGCAGCGTCGACGCCAAGCACTTCCGCCAGGCCCAGGACCGTTCGCTGTCGCACCCGGACCAGGAACACGTCCCGCATCCGCGCCTCGGCTTCTACGGCGTGATCGACGAGCGCTTCGACACCGAACTGGTGCGCGCGATGGCCGCCGCCCACCCGGAATGGCAGATCGTGCTGGTCGGTCCGGTCGTGAAGATCGATCCGGCCCACCTGCCGGTGGCGCCGAACATCCACTACATGGGCCAGCGCAACTATCCGGACCTGCCGAAGTTCCTGGCCGGCTGGGACGTCTGCCTGCTGCCTTTCGCGCTCAACGAGTCGACGAAGTTCATCAGCCCGACCAAGGTGCTGGAGTACATGGCGGCCGAGCTGCCTTCGGTTTCGACCCCGATCACCGACGTCAAGGTGCCCTACGGCGACGTGGTGGCGATCGCGGAAGGCGCCGACGACTACATCGCGGCCTGCGAGCGCATGCTGGCGCTGACGGATGCCGAACGCGAGAAGATGCGCACCCGCATGCGGGAAGTCGTGGCCGGCACCTCCTGGGACAAGACCGCGGCGCGCATGCACGAGCTGATCGAGAACGTGCAGCCGGGGCACAGGGCGCTGCGCCTGAGCGGCTTCAATCCGGAGCTGGTGGCCGCCAAGGCGACGCCGCTGCCGGTCGCGAAAACGGCTTGA
- a CDS encoding glucose 1-dehydrogenase translates to MNQPKQQQEPPGLERALDPPADHGETSYRGCGRLEGKKTVITGGDSGIGRAVALAYAREGADVLIAYLNEHEDARETARLVEEAGRKAVLVAGDLADPAHCRAIVDKAVAEFGRIDVLVNNAAFQMSHDTLEEIPDEEWDYTFKVNITAMFHLCKAAVKHMQAGSAIINTTSINSDNPKPTLLAYATTKGAIANFTAGLAQLLAEKGIRVNSVAPGPIWTPLIPSTMPPDQVESFGQQVPMKRPGQPKEVAPVYVMLASDEASYISGARIAVTGGTPIL, encoded by the coding sequence ATGAACCAGCCCAAGCAGCAGCAGGAACCGCCCGGCCTCGAACGCGCCCTCGACCCGCCCGCCGACCATGGCGAAACCAGCTACCGCGGCTGCGGGCGGCTGGAGGGCAAGAAGACCGTCATCACGGGCGGCGACAGCGGCATCGGGCGCGCAGTGGCCCTGGCCTATGCGCGCGAAGGGGCCGACGTCCTGATTGCCTACCTCAACGAGCACGAGGACGCGCGCGAGACCGCGCGCCTGGTCGAGGAAGCGGGACGCAAGGCGGTGCTGGTGGCCGGCGACCTCGCCGACCCCGCCCATTGCCGCGCCATCGTCGACAAGGCGGTGGCCGAGTTCGGCCGCATCGACGTGCTGGTGAACAACGCGGCCTTCCAGATGAGCCACGACACGCTGGAGGAGATACCGGACGAGGAATGGGACTACACCTTCAAGGTCAACATCACGGCCATGTTCCACCTCTGCAAGGCAGCGGTGAAGCACATGCAGGCCGGCTCCGCCATCATCAACACCACCTCGATCAACTCGGACAACCCCAAGCCCACGCTGCTGGCCTACGCCACGACCAAGGGCGCGATCGCCAACTTCACGGCGGGCCTGGCCCAGCTGCTGGCGGAAAAGGGCATCCGGGTGAACTCGGTGGCGCCGGGGCCGATCTGGACGCCGTTGATCCCCTCGACCATGCCGCCGGACCAGGTGGAAAGCTTCGGCCAGCAGGTGCCGATGAAGCGCCCCGGCCAGCCGAAGGAAGTCGCGCCCGTTTACGTGATGCTGGCTTCGGACGAAGCCAGCTACATCTCCGGCGCCCGCATCGCGGTGACAGGCGGCACGCCGATCCTCTAG
- a CDS encoding N-acetyltransferase translates to MSQSARRFGPLSARAPTAGDADFLEALYLDARPDLGALPVPRGVIEGIARHQRMLQREAYARDYPLAREWIVEGEGRPVGRLVLDANAGGLRVVDLSIAAPARRRGHARALLLALQDEARAAGLALTLRVRRDNAAARRLYAGLGFVAVGGDAAVEELGWRPDQKE, encoded by the coding sequence TTGAGCCAGTCCGCGCGCCGCTTCGGTCCGCTGTCGGCGCGCGCGCCCACCGCCGGCGACGCGGATTTCCTGGAGGCGCTCTACCTGGACGCCCGTCCGGACCTGGGCGCGCTGCCGGTGCCGCGCGGCGTGATCGAGGGGATCGCGCGCCACCAGCGGATGCTGCAGCGCGAAGCCTATGCGCGCGACTACCCGCTGGCCCGGGAGTGGATCGTGGAAGGGGAAGGGCGGCCGGTCGGCCGCCTGGTGCTGGACGCGAACGCCGGGGGGCTGCGCGTGGTCGACCTGTCGATCGCCGCGCCCGCGCGGCGGCGCGGGCACGCGCGCGCGCTTTTGCTGGCCCTGCAGGACGAGGCGCGCGCCGCCGGCCTCGCGCTGACGCTGCGGGTGCGGCGCGACAATGCCGCGGCGCGCCGCCTGTACGCGGGCCTGGGTTTCGTGGCGGTGGGCGGCGACGCCGCCGTGGAAGAGCTGGGCTGGCGCCCCGATCAGAAGGAATAG